The Tenebrio molitor chromosome 5, icTenMoli1.1, whole genome shotgun sequence genome has a segment encoding these proteins:
- the LOC138130853 gene encoding antichymotrypsin-2-like — protein MMDSLAQVLEGNAILTNSLYRVLAKQDGNVFFSPFSIHTILSMLHQGAEDETAKILADVLKIPDAKSTALAYKSILTELKSIEDAVLLMANKICIRQSETFEDEFKKEVREKFDSEVEVVDFENNKSGAVKKINKWIAKKTGNKIKEIVNVEMIDEGSALVLINALYFKGDWFEHFKKGSTTSQEFYVKEGSTVNVEMMKGTKTGYYKYDEDLMAQVVALPFQNRRIQLVIVLPEQKDGIKNLEEKLVSTSLTQLTKNLYKNVIDLSLPKFKLETSMDLNEILSEIGLKNIFDAEYANLRGMVVLKRDENVSVDKIIQKAFLEINEWGAEAAASTVVKLRKVVKCGRVPTVVTFTVDHPAIFMLVDSQDDFVNILFYGRLSHPK, from the exons ATGATGGACTCCTTAGCACAAGTTCTTGAGGGCAACGCCATTCTCACAAACAGTTTGTACCGAGTTCTGGCAAAACAAGATGGGAATGTGTTTTTTTCGCCCTTCAGCATACACACGATCCTGTCGATGTTACACCAAGGTGCTGAAGACGAGACCGCGAAAATTCTTGCAGACGTTCTCAAAATTCCTGACGCCAAATCCACAGCTCTAGCCTACAAATCGATACTAACAGAGCTGAAATCTATCGAAGACGCCGTCTTGTTGATGGCGAACAAGATATGCATCAGACAATCAGAAACTTTCGAAgacgaatttaaaaaagaagttCGCGAAAAATTTGATTCAGAAGTTGAGGTTGTCgatttcgaaaataataagAGTGGCGCCgtgaagaaaataaacaaatggaTTGCGAAGAAAActggaaataaaattaaagagaTAGTCAATGTTGAGATGATAGACGAGGGCTCAGCTTTGGTTTTGATCAACGCCCTTTACTTTAAGGGCGATTGGTTCGAACACTTTAAAAAGGGTTCTACAACGAGTCAAGAATTTTATGTCAAAGAGGGAAGCACTGTGAATGTCGAAATGATGAAAGGGACGAAAACAGGCTATTACAAATATGATGAAGATTTGATGGCACAGGTTGTAGCCTTGCCGTTCCAGAATCGAAGAATTCAGTTGGTGATTGTGCTACCGGAACAAAAAGATGGAATTAAGAATTTGGAAGAGAAACTAGTTTCCACGAGTCTGACTCAGCTTACGAAAAATTTATACAAGAACGTTATTGATTTGTCTTTGCCGAAGTTTAAACTCGAGACCAGTATGGATCTCAATGAAATACTGTCAGAG ATAGGGCTGAAGAATATATTCGACGCGGAGTACGCAAATCTTAGGGGAATGGTTGTCCTAAAGCGTGACGAAAATGTGTCCGTCGACAAGATTATCCAAAAGGCTTTTCTAGAAATCAATGAATGGGGGGCAGAAGCTGCGGCGTCCACAG TTGTAAAATTAAGAAAAGTGGTAAAGTGCGGCAGGGTTCCAACTGTTGTCACATTTACCGTCGACCATCCTGCCATTTTCATGCTAGTGGACAGTCAAGATGATTTTGTTAACATACTCTTCTACGGAAGACTGTCTCACCCGAAATAA
- the LOC138130854 gene encoding leukocyte elastase inhibitor-like — protein sequence MTDKSSSTTQVLQGNAVFANNLYQILARKPGNVFFSPFSVHAILSMIYQGARDETAKALADTLGLPDAECTAIAYRSIMDRLKTVEDVVLLVAYKIYAGQYESFKVEFEKEVREKFDSEIEFVDFDDRSGAVKIINEWVEKKTDDKIKGIIAESFITEETGLILINAIYFKGGWREPFREDSTQSTPFYLDGGSTVDVQMMHGIKSALYKHDEDLNAHVLALPFKGDKINLVIILPEEKDGIKNLETKLSTSFGRVTQNLGSKNVSLSLPKFKLEADMDLNKILLEMGLKIIFDKRCANFKGIIELASNENLSVDSVIQKAFIEVNEWGTEAAAATVVKKKIIKRCMKLVDFNVDHPAIFMLVDGQGDAANVLFYGRLSHPK from the exons ATGACAGACAAATCATCTTCCACCACGCAAGTTCTTCAAGGCAATGCCGTTTTTGCAAACAATTTGTACCAAATATTGGCGAGAAAACCTGGAAATGTGTTCTTCTCGCCCTTCAGCGTCCACGCCATACTTTCGATGATCTACCAAGGTGCTCGAGATGAAACGGCAAAAGCTCTTGCAGACACTTTGGGACTTCCCGACGCTGAATGCACGGCGATAGCGTACAGATCCATCATGGACCGGCTCAAAACCGTCGAAGATGTAGTTTTGTTGGTGGCATACAAGATATACGCAGGACAATACGAATCTTTTAAAGTCGAATTTGAGAAGGAGGTGCGAGAGAAGTTCGATTCGGAAATAGAGTTTGTGGACTTTGATGACAGGAGTGGCGCCGTGAAAATTATAAACGAGTGGGTTGAGAAGAAAACTGATGATAAGATCAAGGGGATCATCGCGGAGAGTTTCATAACTGAAGAAACGGGTTTGATTTTGATCAATGCGATTTATTTTAAAGGCGGTTGGCGTGAACCCTTCAGGGAGGATTCCACCCAGAGCACACCTTTTTATCTCGATGGGGGAAGTACAGTTGACGTTCAGATGATGCACGGGATAAAGTCAGCCCTGTACAAGCATGATGAAGACTTGAACGCCCACGTTTTGGCTTTACCGTTCAAGGgtgacaaaattaatttggtaaTAATTCTACCCGAAGAAAaagacggaattaaaaatttggaaacGAAACTTTCAACGAGTTTTGGTCGGGTCACACAAAACTTGGGAAGTAAAAATGTTAGTCTTTCTTTGCCAAAATTCAAATTGGAGGCGGACAtggatttgaataaaatactTCTGGAG ATGGGCTTGAAGATTATATTCGACAAGCGCTGTGCAAATTTCAAGGGAATAATAGAATTGGCATCCAACGAAAATTTGTCAGTTGACAGTgtcatccaaaaagcattcaTAGAAGTCAACGAGTGGGGAACAGAAGCCGCAGCTGCCACAG ttgtgaagaagaaaattataaaaagatGTATGAAACTTGTTGATTTCAATGTGGACCATCCTGCCATTTTTATGCTGGTGGATGGTCAAGGTGACGCTGCTAACGTACTCTTCTACGGAAGGCTGTCCCACCCGAAATAA